One Candidatus Atelocyanobacterium thalassa isolate ALOHA genomic window, ATCGTATTTCTTTAGTCGATCAACCTCGAGAAGTGATTGGTTTGACCTTAAAAAAATTAAATAAATCTTATAATACTAAAAATTTAAAAAATATTCCTCAACTTAGATCAGAATTACAAGCTTTCAATAAGCAAGTTAAATATTATAATTCTCAATATTATTTACAACCTTTATTAATGGGAGAAGTTTGGGCAAGTGTTGGTTGGTCAAATGATATTATTCCAATACTTAGTAGAAACCGTAATATTAAAGCTGTAATTCCATCGTCTGGAACTTCTTTATGGTCAGATATTTGGGTTGCTCCAAAAAATAATAATATATCAACGCTATCAGAAATAGCTCAAAGATGGATAAATTTTTGTTGGGAACCTGAAATGGTAAATTTAATTTCATTATTTACAAACGCTTCTTCTCCCATGATTAATAATCTTAACAATAAACAGCTTTTTCCTGAAGTTATTAATAATCCTTTGTTATGTTTGCAACCTAGTATTTTTAATAAATGTGATTTTATAGAACCTTTATCAATCGAAGAGCAAAAAGAATACATTAAACTTTGGTTAGAAATTAAAAATACTAAATAGGATTAGATAATTTCGGATTA contains:
- a CDS encoding extracellular solute-binding protein translates to MPTRRSFLNIIELLAIGQLASGCKKSDADLKISLLKGSVPPQSLKLFNQYFSSNTSFDFHSRAQLIELFNLLEYWKSQQKKYTNDSWPRVSMLPSQKSDISDLVTLGDSWLTQAIQKDLIQPITISSWHNWHKLPSYWQNLVIRDQNGIPNKNGFVWGAPYRWGTTLIAYRADKLDGEIKDWSDLWDPKLENRISLVDQPREVIGLTLKKLNKSYNTKNLKNIPQLRSELQAFNKQVKYYNSQYYLQPLLMGEVWASVGWSNDIIPILSRNRNIKAVIPSSGTSLWSDIWVAPKNNNISTLSEIAQRWINFCWEPEMVNLISLFTNASSPMINNLNNKQLFPEVINNPLLCLQPSIFNKCDFIEPLSIEEQKEYIKLWLEIKNTK